The following are encoded in a window of Kiritimatiellia bacterium genomic DNA:
- a CDS encoding trypsin-like peptidase domain-containing protein — protein MKTLRSPILGILLNVALLAPTSYPAVSPGAAKALSTAVADIVERVMPAVVVVRTEATRYRIAQDWFFGRLYRIPERLAGLGSGVIITKDGYILTNRHVIDGASQIEVVLHDGSKYPARLIGEDPQTDLAVLHIEDEKRKEFPYLEAGDSDALRVGEFVLAIGSPFSLRSSVTIGIVSQKGRSIGALPYEDFIQTDAAVNRGNSGGPLVDFDGKWVGINTMIQTAGFSEGNIGISFAIPSKLAMNVANAIIKEGRWSRPWIGIFMDESEGSVLISRVLPQSPAARAGLREGDIILGVDNLEAREARDVQRAILNRKAGDAVKLRIRRDKKTFEVEVTTESMPAPPFLFSEE, from the coding sequence ATGAAGACACTTCGATCACCCATCCTAGGGATCCTGCTGAACGTAGCGCTGTTGGCGCCGACTTCATACCCGGCCGTATCGCCGGGCGCCGCCAAGGCGCTGAGCACGGCCGTGGCCGACATTGTGGAGCGGGTCATGCCCGCCGTGGTTGTTGTGCGTACAGAGGCCACCCGATACCGAATCGCCCAGGATTGGTTTTTTGGCCGCCTTTATCGGATTCCGGAACGGCTCGCCGGTCTGGGATCCGGCGTCATCATCACAAAGGACGGCTACATCCTGACTAACCGGCATGTGATCGACGGGGCCTCTCAGATCGAAGTGGTCCTGCACGATGGCAGCAAATATCCCGCGCGCCTGATCGGCGAAGATCCCCAGACGGACCTCGCCGTGCTCCATATCGAGGATGAAAAGCGCAAAGAATTTCCTTATCTCGAAGCGGGCGATTCGGACGCCCTGCGCGTCGGTGAGTTCGTGCTGGCGATCGGCTCGCCATTCAGCCTTCGCAGCAGCGTGACCATCGGCATCGTCAGCCAGAAAGGGCGCTCCATCGGCGCGCTGCCCTATGAGGATTTCATCCAGACGGACGCTGCCGTCAATCGCGGCAATAGCGGTGGGCCGCTCGTCGATTTTGACGGCAAATGGGTCGGCATCAACACGATGATCCAGACCGCCGGCTTTTCAGAAGGCAATATCGGGATCAGTTTCGCCATTCCCTCGAAGCTTGCGATGAACGTCGCGAACGCCATCATCAAGGAAGGTCGCTGGAGCCGCCCATGGATCGGCATTTTCATGGATGAATCCGAAGGATCCGTCCTGATCAGCCGCGTCCTGCCTCAGAGTCCGGCAGCGCGAGCCGGGCTTCGGGAGGGCGACATCATCCTCGGAGTCGACAACCTCGAGGCTCGCGAAGCCCGCGACGTACAACGCGCCATCCTGAACCGAAAGGCCGGGGATGCTGTTAAGTTGCGAATTCGGCGGGATAAAAAGACATTCGAGGTGGAGGTCACCACCGAATCGATGCCGGCGCCTCCTTTCCTCTTTTCCGAAGAATAA
- the xseB gene encoding exodeoxyribonuclease VII small subunit: MIDSNGKPFAEPPDFETALARLEAIVREMESGSLSLDRMMACFEEGMRLAAWCDKKLNEVEKKIEILVKEAGTLRTEPFDIRPDANGTGS, from the coding sequence ATGATTGATTCCAACGGAAAGCCATTTGCGGAGCCCCCGGATTTCGAAACCGCGCTGGCGCGGCTGGAAGCCATCGTCCGGGAAATGGAAAGCGGCTCGCTGAGCCTGGACCGAATGATGGCCTGTTTTGAGGAAGGCATGCGCCTGGCCGCCTGGTGCGACAAAAAACTGAATGAGGTTGAAAAGAAGATCGAAATCCTCGTGAAGGAAGCCGGGACCCTCCGGACCGAGCCGTTTGACATCCGGCCGGACGCAAACGGTACGGGGAGCTGA
- the xseA gene encoding exodeoxyribonuclease VII large subunit: MTTQLPGTARKIYRVVELTRLIRAILEETIGSVWVEGEVSGARAYPSGHVYFDLKDEHAVLKVVLFRAPAEYRALINDGARVRIYGEISVYEQRGQYQMIARRVEDAGEGDLMRRFEELKKKLEAEGLFDASRKRSLPLLPRTIGIVTSTSGAVIRDILNILNRRYPDRRILIAPTRVQGAGAASEIAAALDLLNEHGEADVIIVARGGGSMEDLWAFNEEVVARAVARSRIPVISAVGHETDFTICDFCADLRAPTPSAAAELVVRPKADFQQELRTRRRRLTHALQRQALLLRNRFLRASRSYVFREPANLLARHRERIARSRDRLGRLLEAAGISRRQRVDEMNMRSLRAVEVALQRLRRRHDRASEKLSALDPHAVLTRGYSITFGPDGKPLLDASTVAPGERIRSKLSHGEIWSNVSSIFSEQK, translated from the coding sequence ATGACGACCCAACTGCCCGGCACTGCTCGGAAAATCTACCGCGTCGTCGAACTGACCCGCCTCATCCGGGCGATTCTGGAAGAGACGATCGGCTCTGTCTGGGTGGAGGGCGAAGTGTCTGGCGCCCGCGCCTACCCTTCAGGCCACGTGTATTTCGACCTCAAGGATGAGCACGCCGTTCTCAAGGTGGTCCTCTTTCGCGCTCCCGCCGAATATCGCGCGTTGATCAATGACGGAGCCCGCGTCCGCATTTATGGCGAAATCTCCGTGTACGAGCAGCGCGGACAGTATCAGATGATCGCCCGGCGCGTTGAGGATGCGGGCGAGGGCGACTTGATGCGCCGCTTCGAGGAACTAAAAAAGAAACTGGAGGCCGAGGGCCTCTTCGACGCATCCCGCAAGCGTAGTCTCCCGCTGCTGCCCCGAACAATCGGCATCGTCACATCGACCTCGGGCGCGGTGATTCGCGACATTCTGAATATCCTCAATCGTCGATATCCCGATCGCCGAATCTTGATCGCGCCGACGCGCGTCCAGGGCGCCGGCGCAGCCTCGGAGATCGCGGCCGCCCTCGATCTTCTTAACGAGCACGGAGAGGCGGATGTCATCATCGTCGCCCGCGGCGGTGGCAGCATGGAGGATTTGTGGGCCTTCAACGAGGAGGTCGTCGCTCGCGCGGTGGCCCGTTCGAGAATACCGGTCATCTCCGCCGTCGGTCACGAAACCGACTTCACCATCTGTGATTTCTGCGCGGATCTTCGGGCACCGACTCCTTCTGCGGCGGCGGAACTTGTCGTCCGGCCAAAAGCCGACTTTCAGCAGGAGTTGCGGACCCGGAGGAGGCGACTGACCCACGCGCTTCAGCGCCAGGCCCTCCTTCTGCGCAACCGATTTCTGCGGGCGTCTCGCAGTTACGTCTTTCGGGAACCGGCCAACCTGCTGGCCCGGCACCGGGAGAGGATTGCCCGCTCGCGCGACCGACTGGGCCGCCTGCTCGAGGCCGCCGGCATCAGCCGCCGTCAGCGCGTCGACGAGATGAACATGCGGTCGCTCCGCGCCGTTGAAGTCGCGCTCCAGCGCCTTCGCCGCCGACACGACCGCGCGTCAGAAAAACTTAGCGCTCTAGATCCCCATGCGGTCCTCACGCGCGGTTATAGCATCACCTTCGGGCCCGATGGCAAACCCCTACTCGACGCCTCGACAGTTGCGCCCGGGGAACGAATCCGCTCGAAACTTTCTCACGGAGAAATTTGGTCCAACGTTTCATCTATCTTTTCGGAGCAAAAATGA
- the rnhC gene encoding ribonuclease HIII, producing MPNKTSFTIPLNREQQDRLIKLLESGPYRLRETPHTRISVEGRDCNISLYTSGKCVVQGKGAEDWVLFTLEPEVLKEARLGYEHVYAPEMFEQHLGVDESGKGDFFGPLVIAAAYVDGKLAKAFQKLNVRDSKQIKSDRVAEDLAKSIRDLLDGRYAVVTIGPRAYNRLYQKMRSVNRILAWGHARSIENALEKVPTVRRAVSDQFGPKEQIERALLQKGREIRLEQRHRAESDPAVAAASILARAEFIRTLRKLSETYGVAMPKGASAKVREAAETLVRKHGPQILLDVAKCHFKTADEVLAAAGFDRSALGPEGAATSQPPADVAAYRKQGERKVEP from the coding sequence ATGCCAAACAAGACCTCATTCACGATTCCGCTGAACCGCGAGCAGCAGGATCGGCTGATCAAGCTGTTGGAGTCCGGCCCGTACCGCCTGCGGGAAACCCCGCACACACGGATTTCGGTGGAAGGTCGGGATTGCAACATTTCGCTGTACACCAGCGGAAAATGCGTCGTGCAGGGGAAGGGTGCTGAGGACTGGGTTCTCTTCACGCTTGAGCCGGAGGTCTTGAAAGAGGCTCGCCTGGGCTACGAACACGTCTATGCGCCGGAAATGTTCGAGCAGCACCTCGGCGTTGACGAAAGCGGAAAAGGCGATTTTTTCGGGCCGCTGGTGATCGCCGCTGCCTATGTTGACGGCAAGCTGGCGAAGGCCTTCCAGAAGCTGAATGTAAGGGACAGCAAGCAAATCAAGAGCGACCGAGTGGCTGAGGATTTGGCCAAATCCATTCGCGACCTGCTCGACGGCCGCTATGCCGTGGTCACCATCGGACCACGCGCTTACAATCGCCTGTACCAGAAGATGCGGAGCGTCAACCGAATCCTGGCTTGGGGGCATGCCCGCTCGATAGAGAATGCTCTGGAGAAGGTGCCGACAGTCCGGCGGGCGGTTTCCGACCAGTTTGGGCCGAAGGAGCAGATCGAGCGGGCGCTGCTGCAGAAGGGGCGGGAGATCCGGCTGGAGCAGCGCCATCGCGCGGAGAGCGATCCGGCCGTAGCGGCTGCATCCATTCTAGCGCGGGCAGAATTTATTCGGACCTTGCGGAAACTGTCCGAGACCTACGGCGTCGCGATGCCGAAGGGCGCCTCCGCCAAGGTTCGCGAAGCCGCCGAGACTCTTGTGCGCAAACATGGGCCCCAAATCCTACTGGATGTCGCGAAATGCCATTTCAAGACGGCGGATGAAGTCCTCGCTGCCGCGGGGTTCGATCGGTCCGCGCTCGGGCCCGAAGGAGCAGCCACATCCCAACCGCCGGCGGACGTAGCCGCTTATCGGAAACAAGGCGAAAGGAAGGTTGAACCATGA
- a CDS encoding fumarylacetoacetate hydrolase family protein: protein MKLVRFGPPGEERPGIWVEDRGEPEIVDVRGMAFDISDYDAHFFSCWGLDRLRGLLAEKQQKRIPAVGVRLGPPIARPANLICVGKNYADHALEFDGTPPTEPVLFSKAPTSMIGPADPIRIPAGWNEVDAEAELGVVIGKTARAVRCSEAMAVVAGYLVVNDVTERRAQREGGQWFRGKSFDTFCPIGPWLVTADEVPDPQNLSISSRLNGEPLQSGTTRSMIFSVADLIEFITSTMTLHPGDVIATGTPSGVGFARKPPKLLRPGDIIEIEIERVGRLCNPVVSEASLGADAQ from the coding sequence ATGAAATTGGTGCGCTTCGGCCCGCCAGGGGAGGAGAGGCCAGGCATTTGGGTTGAGGATCGCGGAGAGCCGGAAATTGTGGATGTGCGCGGGATGGCGTTCGATATCTCCGACTACGACGCTCACTTTTTTTCGTGCTGGGGTCTCGATCGGCTTCGCGGCTTGCTCGCTGAAAAACAGCAGAAAAGAATACCCGCGGTGGGAGTTCGCCTCGGGCCGCCAATCGCGCGGCCCGCGAATCTCATTTGCGTGGGCAAAAACTACGCCGATCACGCCCTGGAGTTCGATGGAACGCCCCCCACGGAGCCGGTCCTGTTTTCCAAGGCCCCTACCTCGATGATCGGCCCGGCGGATCCGATCCGTATCCCTGCCGGCTGGAACGAAGTGGATGCGGAGGCCGAGCTTGGCGTCGTGATTGGCAAAACGGCGCGAGCGGTGAGGTGTTCTGAGGCGATGGCGGTTGTGGCAGGTTACCTGGTGGTCAATGATGTCACCGAGCGGCGTGCCCAGCGCGAAGGAGGACAGTGGTTTCGCGGCAAGAGTTTCGACACGTTCTGTCCGATCGGTCCATGGCTGGTTACGGCGGACGAGGTGCCCGACCCGCAGAATCTGTCCATTTCATCGCGACTCAACGGGGAACCGCTCCAGTCGGGCACAACGCGGTCGATGATCTTTAGCGTGGCCGACCTGATCGAATTCATCACGAGTACAATGACGCTGCACCCCGGTGACGTGATCGCGACGGGCACTCCATCGGGTGTCGGATTTGCAAGAAAACCGCCGAAATTGCTTCGCCCTGGCGACATTATTGAGATCGAGATCGAGCGGGTTGGGCGTTTGTGCAATCCGGTGGTCAGCGAGGCGAGCTTGGGCGCGGACGCGCAATGA
- a CDS encoding formylglycine-generating enzyme family protein, producing MSKWIPYFAIACVAICTSCLPASQTRLPETERLGKPPKTRAVRDLPSWTTIPGGRAVLGSRESGAPEPREVLIPSFWMSRTEITTAQFASFLNDTGRAFLSPQFAGRPGRLAPLAAREPVAHVSYDDAVAYCEWLSQKLDADVRLPTPDEWEYAARGGLHAAPYPWGWTPPENRAAFNLNRMRPIACYPPNPFRLYDMAGNVAEWCLSPSDSDEATICGGSWSERSEAMLRVWRRTQILKTYRNADVGFRVIARPRPSSPR from the coding sequence ATGTCAAAATGGATTCCTTATTTTGCGATCGCATGTGTGGCGATCTGCACCTCGTGCCTGCCCGCATCGCAGACCCGTCTGCCCGAGACCGAACGTTTGGGCAAACCTCCCAAGACTCGGGCAGTCAGAGACCTGCCCTCATGGACCACGATTCCCGGCGGCAGGGCGGTCCTCGGCAGCCGGGAATCAGGGGCGCCGGAACCACGCGAGGTGCTCATCCCTTCTTTCTGGATGAGCCGAACGGAGATCACGACGGCTCAATTCGCCTCTTTCCTCAACGACACTGGACGCGCCTTCCTTTCGCCCCAATTTGCGGGTCGGCCCGGCCGTCTTGCGCCATTGGCGGCTCGCGAGCCGGTGGCCCATGTCTCCTATGACGACGCAGTCGCCTACTGCGAATGGCTTTCGCAGAAGCTTGACGCGGATGTTCGCCTGCCCACACCCGATGAGTGGGAATACGCCGCGCGCGGAGGGCTTCATGCTGCACCGTACCCATGGGGCTGGACTCCGCCGGAAAATCGGGCGGCATTCAATCTCAACCGCATGCGACCAATCGCTTGCTATCCGCCCAACCCATTTCGACTCTATGACATGGCAGGTAATGTGGCTGAATGGTGCCTATCGCCGTCGGACAGCGACGAAGCGACTATCTGTGGCGGAAGCTGGAGCGAACGTTCGGAAGCGATGTTGCGGGTTTGGCGCCGCACGCAAATCCTCAAAACCTATCGCAACGCTGATGTAGGATTTCGCGTCATTGCGCGTCCGCGCCCAAGCTCGCCTCGCTGA
- a CDS encoding M23 family metallopeptidase has translation MTTFDPIPFLVPPLAWPTRSRCLFSHPERYVARTRANPLYGMPGWTRDCGRRFHRGVDIAPVRMEPSGENVTVMYSDCHTGREYPFEEDGWIPVDEVYAVVEGEVVEANPNPEASDLGVYVAIRHRVGDCLFYTLYAHLADLTVTAGQRLRTGTLLGPMGQTSRSEDARRWMAVSPHLHFEVLSETGRAYDPLEFLRKGLALEREQPS, from the coding sequence GTGACAACGTTCGACCCGATACCGTTTTTAGTCCCGCCGCTGGCCTGGCCGACCCGCTCCCGATGCCTGTTCAGCCATCCTGAACGCTACGTGGCCCGCACTCGTGCCAACCCTCTCTATGGAATGCCTGGGTGGACACGCGACTGCGGGCGCCGGTTCCATCGCGGAGTGGATATTGCGCCGGTTCGGATGGAACCCTCCGGTGAAAATGTCACGGTGATGTACTCCGACTGCCATACCGGCCGGGAGTATCCCTTTGAGGAAGACGGTTGGATTCCGGTCGACGAGGTGTATGCCGTTGTGGAGGGTGAGGTTGTCGAAGCCAACCCCAATCCTGAAGCGTCGGACCTCGGTGTGTATGTCGCGATCCGCCACCGGGTTGGCGACTGTTTGTTCTACACGCTATATGCGCATCTCGCGGATTTGACAGTCACGGCGGGCCAAAGGCTCCGCACTGGTACGCTGCTAGGACCCATGGGGCAGACGAGCAGGAGTGAAGACGCCCGACGCTGGATGGCCGTCTCGCCCCACCTCCACTTTGAAGTCCTGTCCGAAACAGGGCGTGCCTACGACCCCCTTGAATTCCTACGAAAAGGCCTAGCGCTCGAAAGGGAGCAACCTTCTTGA
- the amrA gene encoding AmmeMemoRadiSam system protein A: MPLDEASKHRLREIAAASIREGFSTRHPLVLDIRMEPDALQMPGASFVTLKLNSALRGCIGSLEPTRPLAEDVSRNAYAAAFEDPRFRPLQPLEFDQIQLSISVLGAREPLACRTEPELLAALRPGRDGLILERSGRRATFLPSVWQDLPDPAEFVRHLKRKAGLPLDFWDSSLRFWRYETESF; this comes from the coding sequence ATGCCGTTGGATGAGGCATCGAAGCATCGGCTCCGAGAAATCGCCGCTGCTTCCATTCGCGAAGGATTTTCGACGCGTCACCCATTGGTTCTCGACATCCGGATGGAGCCGGACGCTCTGCAGATGCCTGGGGCTTCGTTCGTTACGTTGAAGTTGAATTCCGCGCTCCGCGGCTGCATCGGCTCGCTGGAACCGACCCGCCCGCTTGCCGAGGACGTCAGCCGAAACGCCTACGCAGCCGCCTTTGAGGACCCGCGATTCCGACCGCTTCAACCCTTGGAGTTCGACCAGATCCAGTTGTCCATATCGGTCCTCGGAGCGCGGGAGCCGTTGGCCTGCCGAACCGAACCCGAGCTCCTTGCAGCGTTGCGGCCTGGACGCGATGGCCTGATTTTGGAGCGAAGCGGGCGCCGCGCGACGTTTCTGCCCTCTGTTTGGCAAGATCTGCCCGACCCCGCGGAGTTTGTGCGCCACCTCAAACGAAAAGCGGGACTGCCCCTTGATTTCTGGGACTCGTCGCTCCGCTTTTGGCGGTATGAGACAGAATCCTTCTGA
- the amrB gene encoding AmmeMemoRadiSam system protein B: MIQHSTIRKAAVAGTFYPEDGAELHYAVRRYLDHGFGSDHPPKAVIAPHAGYMYSGPVAGSAFRAWSELKGHAERVVLIGPSHRVAFDGVALPSAHFFATPLGLLPVDSAVCEMIQQKPYVSVHDGAHRYEHSLETHLPFLQETVGDVPIVPVVVGDASALDIAELIESLWDMPGTFFSISSDLSHYLPYAEARRVDAETSRAIENCDVHGIGPDRACGWLPILGLLHVAARRKVKIRTLDLRNSGDTAGDRGRVVGYGAYAVG; encoded by the coding sequence ATGATCCAGCACAGCACCATTCGGAAGGCGGCTGTTGCAGGAACCTTCTACCCGGAAGATGGCGCCGAATTACACTACGCAGTTCGGCGATACCTCGACCACGGTTTCGGATCCGACCATCCGCCGAAGGCCGTCATCGCGCCGCATGCGGGATACATGTATTCGGGTCCAGTCGCAGGCTCCGCCTTCCGTGCGTGGAGCGAGCTGAAAGGACACGCTGAGCGCGTGGTTCTGATCGGACCGTCCCACCGCGTCGCTTTTGATGGTGTTGCCCTCCCCTCGGCGCATTTTTTTGCCACGCCCCTCGGCCTCCTACCGGTGGATTCGGCCGTTTGCGAAATGATTCAGCAAAAGCCCTACGTATCCGTGCACGACGGCGCTCATCGATATGAACATTCGCTCGAGACGCACCTGCCTTTCCTTCAGGAAACCGTGGGAGATGTGCCCATCGTGCCGGTGGTGGTGGGCGATGCCTCGGCGCTGGATATTGCGGAACTAATTGAATCGCTGTGGGATATGCCGGGCACATTTTTTTCCATCAGCTCAGACCTCAGCCATTACCTACCGTATGCCGAGGCGCGTCGGGTCGACGCAGAAACCAGCCGGGCGATTGAAAACTGTGATGTTCATGGGATTGGACCCGACCGGGCCTGCGGTTGGCTCCCGATCCTCGGGCTGCTACACGTCGCGGCTAGGCGAAAAGTAAAGATCCGTACGCTGGACCTCCGAAATTCCGGCGATACGGCAGGCGACCGCGGCCGCGTTGTGGGCTACGGGGCCTATGCCGTTGGATGA
- the amrS gene encoding AmmeMemoRadiSam system radical SAM enzyme has translation MHVPKVWPTRYWEVLPNGRVQCNVCPNHCRLAEGQRGACFVRMNVGGEVVLTTYGRSSGFCVDPIEKKPLNHFLPGTSVLSFGTAGCNLACRFCQNWDISKSREMDTLADEATPDQIAEAAVRLGCPSVAFTYNDPVIFLEYAIDVAKACHARGVKTVAVTAGYMCDAPRREFYAHMDAANVDLKGFTDEFYQKICGARLDNILETLIYLKRETSVWFEITTLLIPGANDSDEEIDEMTKWVYRELGPDVPHHFTAFHPDYKMLDVPPTPPETLSRARRIAINNGLRYVYTGNVHDEAGGSTYCPDCGSVVIGRDWYRITRWSLSEQGTCRQCGARIPGVFEAAPGTWGPRRRPVRLAH, from the coding sequence ATGCACGTTCCGAAGGTTTGGCCGACGCGCTACTGGGAGGTCTTACCCAACGGCCGCGTTCAATGCAATGTCTGCCCCAACCATTGCCGGTTGGCGGAAGGCCAAAGAGGCGCTTGTTTTGTCAGAATGAACGTCGGGGGCGAGGTCGTGCTGACCACCTATGGCCGGTCCAGCGGTTTTTGCGTGGACCCGATTGAGAAGAAACCGCTGAACCACTTTTTGCCGGGCACCTCTGTTCTTTCGTTCGGAACGGCCGGCTGCAACCTCGCCTGCCGGTTTTGCCAGAATTGGGACATCAGCAAATCGCGAGAGATGGACACCTTGGCCGACGAGGCGACTCCCGATCAGATCGCTGAGGCGGCCGTCCGGCTCGGATGCCCGAGCGTCGCCTTCACCTACAATGATCCCGTCATTTTTTTGGAGTATGCGATCGATGTAGCCAAGGCTTGCCACGCCAGGGGAGTGAAAACGGTTGCCGTGACGGCAGGCTACATGTGCGACGCCCCGCGACGCGAATTTTACGCCCATATGGACGCCGCCAACGTTGATTTGAAGGGGTTCACCGATGAGTTCTATCAAAAGATTTGCGGTGCCCGTCTCGACAATATTCTCGAAACGCTCATTTACCTGAAACGCGAGACCTCGGTTTGGTTCGAAATTACGACTTTGTTGATCCCCGGGGCGAATGATTCCGATGAAGAAATCGACGAGATGACGAAGTGGGTCTATCGCGAACTGGGACCCGATGTTCCGCATCATTTCACGGCGTTTCATCCCGATTACAAGATGCTCGATGTTCCGCCAACCCCGCCTGAGACCTTGAGCCGCGCCCGACGCATCGCGATAAACAACGGACTGCGCTATGTGTACACGGGAAATGTGCACGACGAAGCCGGGGGGAGCACATACTGTCCCGATTGCGGCTCCGTCGTGATCGGCAGAGATTGGTATCGAATCACACGCTGGTCCTTGTCGGAGCAGGGCACGTGCCGCCAGTGCGGGGCGCGGATTCCGGGCGTTTTTGAGGCGGCCCCCGGCACGTGGGGGCCGCGTCGCCGTCCCGTACGATTAGCTCACTGA
- the eno gene encoding phosphopyruvate hydratase has product MSEIIHIVGREILDSRGNPTIEVDVHLASGVKGRAAVPSGASTGEHEAIELRDGDKKRYLGKGVQKAVANVNGPIRKALVGHEVTDQIGIDRTMIELDGTENKSKLGANAILGVSLAAAHAAANELDMPLYRYIGGTNACVLPVPMMNILNGGAHSDAPIDIQEFMIVPKGAKSFSEGLRMGAEVFHSLKSVLKKLGLSTAVGDEGGFAPALKGNEHAIEVILQAIENAGYKAGKEIFLALDVASSEFYDKAKKKYVFKKSDNSSRSAEELVEYWAAWVKKYPIISIEDGCAEGDWEGWKLLTDKLGATCQLVGDDLFVTNTKFLKKGIELGVANSILVKVNQIGSLTETLEAVEMAKRAKYTAVISHRSGETEDATIADIAVATNAGQIKTGSLSRTDRICKYNQLLRIEEMLGKSARYGI; this is encoded by the coding sequence ATGTCTGAAATTATTCACATTGTTGGGCGGGAAATTCTCGACTCACGCGGCAATCCGACGATTGAAGTGGACGTCCACCTCGCCTCGGGCGTCAAAGGTCGTGCAGCCGTTCCCTCAGGCGCTTCAACCGGCGAACACGAGGCCATCGAGCTGCGTGACGGCGACAAGAAGCGTTATCTCGGCAAGGGAGTACAGAAGGCCGTTGCCAATGTAAACGGACCCATCCGCAAGGCCCTCGTCGGCCACGAAGTCACCGATCAGATCGGCATCGACCGCACCATGATCGAACTGGATGGAACGGAGAACAAATCGAAATTGGGGGCGAATGCGATCTTGGGGGTCTCTCTCGCCGCAGCCCATGCTGCCGCGAATGAACTCGACATGCCGCTCTACCGTTACATCGGCGGCACGAACGCGTGCGTCCTTCCAGTTCCGATGATGAATATTCTGAACGGTGGCGCCCACTCCGACGCGCCGATCGACATTCAGGAGTTCATGATCGTTCCTAAAGGCGCCAAGTCCTTTTCGGAAGGGCTTCGAATGGGCGCGGAGGTTTTCCACTCGTTGAAATCGGTTCTCAAAAAACTCGGGCTCAGCACCGCGGTTGGCGACGAAGGCGGATTTGCTCCCGCACTAAAGGGGAATGAGCACGCCATCGAGGTGATTCTGCAGGCAATCGAAAATGCCGGCTATAAGGCGGGCAAGGAAATCTTCCTCGCCCTCGACGTCGCCTCCAGCGAGTTTTACGACAAGGCCAAGAAAAAATACGTCTTCAAGAAGTCCGACAATTCATCCCGCTCGGCGGAGGAACTTGTCGAATACTGGGCCGCCTGGGTGAAGAAATACCCGATCATTAGCATCGAAGACGGTTGCGCAGAGGGCGATTGGGAAGGGTGGAAACTGCTCACCGACAAACTGGGCGCGACTTGCCAGCTCGTCGGTGATGACCTGTTCGTGACGAACACGAAGTTCCTGAAAAAGGGCATCGAGCTCGGTGTGGCCAACTCGATCCTCGTTAAGGTCAACCAGATCGGCAGCCTGACGGAAACGCTGGAAGCCGTGGAGATGGCCAAGCGGGCGAAGTACACAGCCGTGATCAGTCACCGCTCCGGCGAAACGGAAGATGCGACCATCGCCGATATTGCCGTGGCAACCAATGCCGGCCAGATCAAGACAGGCTCTTTGAGCCGCACGGACCGCATTTGCAAGTACAATCAGCTTCTCCGCATCGAGGAGATGCTCGGCAAGTCGGCGCGCTACGGAATTTGA